GACCAGGTCGTAGCGGGTCCGGGCCACCCGGGCGTAAAAGGCGAAGGAACGAATCGGACTGGACTGGGTTTTTTTGTCCAGTATCCAGACATGGTCCACGCAGGGATTGTGTTGGAGAACCGGGGCGCACTTGGCCTCGGTCAGGACATGGATGCTCGCCCGGGGCCATTTTCGGCGCAGCAAGGTCAGGGAGGGGGTGAGGAGTACCACGTCCCCGATCTGGCGGAGCTGGCAGACGAGGATGGACTTGGGGTCCAGATCGGCGAGAGGAGCCTGGGTGGTCATGGGTTCCGGTTCTCGCGGGCCCAGAGGGCGAAGTTCAGGGTTCGCCAGAGGATGGTGGTGTGGTCCTGCTGGCCTTTGGAGTGTTCTCCGGCCATGGTCTCAAGGGCGTCCATGTTGATGTAAGCTCGCAGCACATCGCGGCTGGAGCCCAGGGCATCTTGGAGAAATCCGGCCATGGGTCCTCGCAGCCATTGGCCCACGGGCATGGAGAAGCCCTGTTTGGGTCTGTGGACGAGATCGGTCGGCAGGAATTGTTCGGCCAGGCGTTTCAAAAGGTATTTGGTGGTTCGCCCCTGAATCTTGAATCGGAGCGGCAGGGAGGCGCAGTACTCGATCAAGGGATGATCGAGAAAGGGGCAGCGGACTTCGAGGCTGTGGGCCATGGAGGCGATATCGGTCTTGACCAGGAGCTGGTCGGGCAAGGACGTCTGATTGTCGAGCCACAGGAGACGTTCAACCGGGTTGGCGGCGGAGGAAAAGGAGCCTGCGTACCAAGGCAGGTACCAGGAGGCGAAAGATTTGCGGGTGGCGGTCCGGAAGTCCGCGGTGAAGAGACGATCTTTGACCGGAGCCAGTCGGGCCTCGTTGCGAAGCAGGGGCTTGAGTTCGGGCCTCAGCCAGTGGGAAATGATATGGCGGCGGACCCTGGCGGATGGACCAGAGGACCTGGCCAGGCTGTCCAACGTGTCCAGCCTTCCCGGGCGGGAAGAAAGGATGCCGTCGGCCAGGCGGGCCAGACGGGTCTTGACGAAGGTCGGGTAGCCGCACATGAGTTCGTCCCCGCCATCTCCGCCCAGGGCCACGGTGACCTCCTGCCGGGCCATGCGGCAGAGAAAGAAGGTGGCCAAGGCGGCGTCGTCCGCAAAGGGTTCGCCGAATTGCCTAGCCAGGGGTGGTAGGAGTTCCAGGGAGGTCGGGGGCATGATCTCCTCATGGTGCTCGGTGCCTAGGATGGTGGCCACCCGTCTGGCGTGGGGAGATTCGTCGAACCGTCTATCCGTGAAGCCGATGGAAAAGGTCTTGGGTGGGCGGTCCATGAGTCGAACCATTGATTCGGCAATCAGGCTGGAATCGATGCCTCCGCTCAAAAGGGCTCCAAAGGGGACATCGCTCCGCATGCGCAGGGCCACGGCCCGATCCAGGGCCTTGGTCAGACCGTCCAGGGCCTCGCGTTCCGAGAGGTCGATCTTGGGCCGGTAGTCCAAGGCCCAGTATCGCTCCATGGTCCAGCCGTTTCGGTCGAACACGGCCACATGGGCCGGTGGGAGTTTGCGGATGGCGGTATGGATGGACAAGGGGGCCGGGATGCACTCCAGGCTGAAGAAGAGGTCCACCGCCACCGGGTCCACGGACCGGTCGATCTCCGAGTGGGCGGCCAGGGCCCTGATTTCGGAGGCAAAGACGATCCGCCGTCCCCGCAGGGCATAGAAGAGGGGTTTCTGGCCCAGGCGGTCCCGGGCCAGGATGAGGCGTTCACGAACCGGGTCCCAGATGCCCAGGGCGAACATGCCCCGCATGTGGCAAACGGCTTCGGTTCCGAATTTTCGGTAGAGGGCCAGGATGACTTCCGTGTCTCCGGAGGAGCGAAAGGGATAGCCGGTGTCCCGGAGTTCCTCTCGGAGTTCGGCGAAGTTGTACATCTCGCCGTTGAAGACGATGGCCGTTCCGGTGTCCGGATCGACCATGGGCTGGTTTCCGGCCGGACTGAGGTCGAGGATGGCCAGACGGGTGTGCCCGAGAACCATGTTCGGCCCGAACCACAAGGACTGCCGGTCCGGACCCCGGTGTCGGAGCCGTTCCAGGACCGGGTCCAGGATCCCGGGCCGCGGGGCGGTATCGAAATCGAGGTGTCCGGCTATACCGCACATGGCTGTTTCCCCTGGGCGACTCGTTCGACGATGTTCAGGAATGGGTCGAGGCCGGCGACGAGGTGTTCGGGCCAGGAAAAAGGCTGCCCGAGTGGGCGTTCCAGGGCCTTGGAAACGGCTCGGGCCAGGGACGGAATATCCATGGGGTCCGGGACGATCAGATCCGGATCCAAAAACACCGAACTCCCGTTGCAGGATGTGGAGACCGTGGGCAGGCCGCAGGCCAGGGCCTCGAGCACGGCGTTGGAGCATGCGTCGTAGAGCGTCGGCAGGATAAAGGCCTCGCAGGCGTGGTAGAAGGTGGGCATGCGTCGAACCCGCCCCAGGAAGTGGACCCTATCCTCGACCCCAAGGCTGCGGGCAATGGCCTGGAATCGGGACGGGTTTCTTCCTCCGGCCACGGCCAGGCGGATTTCAGCCGGAAGGAAGGTGAGCATAGATAGGGCCTGAGGCAGGCCCTTGAGCATAAAGTTGGTTCCGGCCAGACCGACGACCCGGCCCTCGGGGGACAGACCCATGGCCGACCGGGATTGACGGCATTGGAGGTATGTGGCCGGTGTGAACCGGGCCAAGTCCGGGCGGTTGTAGACGACTTCGAAATCCGACGGCGAGAGCCAGGGGTGCGCGGCCACGGTCCAGTCCCGGACGAGGTGGGAATTGGCAACCTTGACGGTCGAACGCTTGAGTTGGATCCGCTCGATGGCCATGGCCAGGGCGTGTCCCGGATTGACTCGCCTCCGGACGCTTTTCCAGATCCGGGAGGGGCCAGGTGACCATGCCCGGGAACTGAGACGCCAGAAGGTGGCTGTGGGGCCGCCGCTGATCCGCAGGATATCCTGGCAGAGGGTATTGTCCAGGCCTATGGTGCAGTCGAAACCGGCGGCCCGTCGGATCTGCTCGGCCCGAAGGGCGAACCAGAGGGTTTTGCCGAATCGTCCCAGGCGAGGTCTGGCCACGGGCAGGATGTCCACTCCGGGGGGGGCGTCATCGGCCCGGGAACAGACACAGGTCACCCGGCAGACGCCGGCCAGGGCCTGGGACAGGGACCAAGCGAATTGTTCCATGCCGCCGTAGCGGCTCAAGCGGGGAACGAGAATTCCAACGTGGCGATCCTTCACGGGCAGACCCGTTCGTAGACCTCCAGGGTCCGGCGGACAAAGGTTTCGTCGTCAAGATTCTCCATGACTCGGGCCTGCTCCCGGGCCAGATCACGGGTCAGGCCGGGATCCCTGGCCAAGGTGGCGAGTCGTTCGGCCATGGCCGCAACGTCACCCGGTTGAAACAGGGCCCGGGGATGGAGCAGGTCGGGCATGACCCCGACTCGAGTTCCGATCAGAGGAACGTTGCAGGACATGATCTCCAGCGCAGCCCGGGCGATGGTCTCGGACCAGAGGGAGGATACCAGGCCGAGATCCGCGGCCGAAATGCAGGCTGGAACATCCCGGCGACGGCCGCTGATGCGGACCCGGTCCCCCAGGCCGAGATCGTTGATCCAGGCCCTGATGGTCTGTTCCGGAGTGGCCGAATCAAAGCCGATCAGAAAGAGGCGGACATGCTCGTTTTCCGGTTTTTTGACCAGGGCGGCCAAGGCCTCCAATGCTTGTCTCTGGCCCTTGACCTCGTCGAATCGTCCCAGAAGGCCAATGACGAAATGGTGCTCGAGAAAACCGAATTCGGCTCTGATCCGGTGTCGTCCGTCGAGATCGAAGTGAAAAACTTTCCGGTCCACTCCGCCAATGATTTGATGAAGCCGCTCCAGTCCCAGACCGAAGGCTGCTTTGAAATGGTTTGTCATGGGTGAGTTGGTGGAGATGACGGCATCGGCGACGTCGTTGTGCAACCAGCGGTTGACGAAATTGGACCGGGGAAGACGCTGGTCGCCCCGGGTCCGGACCAGCCCGAAGCCGCCGATTTTCCGACGAAGAATCCCCCAGTGGACAAAGGCCTCGCCGCGGTGGCAGTTGACGATATTGGGACGAAATTCCCGAATCACGGACTTGAGTTTCCAGTAGAGGCCCACTAGCTTGACCGGGTTGGCGGTGTTTATGTCAAGGGCCAGCAGAGGAAGTCCCATGTGCAGAGCTTCAGTCTCGGGTTCTGTGCCCGTCTGGACCACTGTTAGGACTTCGTGCCCGAGAGCCCGAAGGAGTTTGGCCAGTTTGAGGGCGTACCAAGCGGTAGCGTTGTACCAGCGGACGTTGATGACCTGAATGACATTCATCCCATGCTCGTATCCGTGATCATTCCGGTCAGAGACCGGGAGGCCTTCGTGGGCCGGGCCGCGGCCTCGGTGCTGTCCCAGACCTGGACCGACCTTGAACTCATCGTTGTCGACGACGGAAGTCGAGACAGGACTCGAGACGTCTTGGCCGCCGTGAAGGACGACCGTCTTACGGTAATCACCCAGGAAAATAAAGGGGTGAGCGCGGCCAGGAATCGGGGGCTGTCCCTGGCTCGGGGCGGGTTGCTGGCCCTGCTGGATTCCGACGACCATTGGCTGGCGGACAAAACTGTCCGGCAGGTGCGGTTCATGGCCGAAACCGGGTTCTCCGTGTCCCAGACCGGCGAGACCTGGATCCGCAACGAGCGCAGGGTCAATCCGGGGCGTCGCCATCTCAAGCCGAGCGGATGGTTCTGGGAGCGGTCCCTGGAACTCTGTCTGGTCAGTCCGTCTTGCGTCATGTTCACCCGGGAGTTTCTGGACCGGGCCGGAGGCTTTGACGAAAGCCTTCCGGCCTGTGAGGATTACGAGCTCTGGCTGCGGGCTGGACGAAGATTCGCCTGTGGATACCTCCCCGAGGACTTGGTCGTTCGGCGTTCCGGCCATCCAGGCCAGCTTTCGTCCCTGTACCACGGCATGGACCTTTTCCGGATCAAGGCCCTGTCCAGGCAGATCGTCCGGGACGGTTTAACCGGGTGGGACCTGGACCGGGCCCTTTCGGTTCTGAAGGCCAAGGTCGGCGTCCATGTTCAAGGGTGTCTGAAGCGCGGATTGGAGATCGAGGCCTTGTCGGCTATGTCTTGTCTGAGCGAATGCCTTGATCGTCTTTCGGCCGCGAAAAGTCCGGCCTGTCGAAGCGAGTCCAACCACAACCACGAGGATGATCCGTGTACAAGCTCGGTTCCCTGATAGCCCGCCTTCCAACCGTGGCGGAAACCCGGATCGTTCACTCCGGCCATGTGCTCTGGTTGGCCTGGGACACCAAGCTTCAGGACTCGGTGGTCAATACCCTGAGCAGTTTTGGCGGATGGGCCCTGGTCACGGAAGAGCGCCAAGCCATCTGGTTTTTTCCGGACAAGGAGTTCTTCAAGGGACTGGCACGCCTCTACAAGTGGTCCAAACTGCAGCGGATGTCCCTGTTCATGGCCGCCTTCAGCGGCAAGCTCCTGGTCGATCGGGAGCTCGGTTGCGGTCTTTCCATCGACAACGATCTCTTGTCCTTGACCGCACCCTACCCCAAGCGTTTCGAGGTCTGGGTCTCGGAGAAAGTCCGGGACGGGGCCGTCTCCTTTCCAGGCATCGAACTCGAGCGGGTCCAGAGCGTCGAACTGTCAGCCGGGAAATGGATGAGACTTAAGGCCGATGAGAGTTTGTCCTACGACTCCACAATGAGCTGGATCTTCGTGGTCAGGCCCCTGGGGAATCCTTCGGAAAGGAGCTTCATTGAGGGTTGGAAGCGGTATCACGGTCAGCTCCGGCAGCTCATCGGTCAGTTGAAGGTCAGTTTTCTGTACACCGATGACTTTTTTCTTCTTGTCTACCTGGAAAACGACCGGACTCTTAGGCAGTGGTGCTTCCATCTCCTGCAGCTGAACATGGCCAGCCGGGCCGAAGGAGGAGTTTGGCCCTGCGTCATGGCCGGGTTTCAGAAGGGCGCTCAGAACCTGGGCGCGGATTTTCCTCGCAAGCAGAATCTGGACTGGTCGCAGCTGGCCACGGACGCCATTCATCTCCCCCTCCAGGATGTCTATTTGATGGGCACGGGTTTCCAGCCGCAGGACGCTCGTCTGGGAGGCGAATACGAGCGGCTGGGCACCATGTTCAAGATGACCATCAGGGGACAGGACGGCGAGACCATGGGCAGCTTGCACGTCAGCCTGCCGAGATCCCTGGCCAGGGGCGGGGATTCGCCTTGTTTCTATTGCGGAATGCGCAATCACACGATGGCCGAGTGTCCGACCCGTCATCTCTTCGACATGGATCCCAACATCTGGGAGTCGCTGGCGAAAGTTGATCTCGAGGCATCCGGCGAGGATTTTGCGGCCATTGACAAGGCCCTGGAAAACGGAGTGGTCCAGGGACTTCAGTCCTTGATTCAGGAACAAAACACGCCCGGCATTCTGGTCAGGGCGATGTTCGAAGGTACGAGCGTCTGTCAGCATCGAGTGGTCCGTCTGGTCTGGCGGAGCAGGGGAAAGGACTGGCCCAACGGGCTTCGTCGGTTGAGTCATCCCGAGGGCGAGTACATCTGGACGGCCTTGGACGAGTTGCGCAAGGGAGACTACCGCTTCGCCCAGTCCAATTTAGAGACGGCTTGCCTTCGATATCCACGCAATTTCCAGCCCCGAACCCTGTTGGGCTTTGTCCATTTGGAGCGGAACAACCCGAAGATGGCCGTCAAGGTCTGGAATGACGCCGAGTCCCTCTGTTATACGCCGCTCCAGAGAGGGTACCACATTTTTCTCCGGGCCAGGCTGTTGGAGATCAACGGTCAGTTGGAAAGGGCTATCTCTCTCTACCACGACGCCTTGAGCGTCTCTCCGGGTATGGAGGAATGCCGGTACAGGCAGGCTGCGTGCTATGTGAAGATGGGTTTTCCGGATCAGGCGATGGCCCTTTTTTCCGACCTGATCGAGGAGAATCCGCATGTTTTCAATCAGATTCTCCTCGATTCAGAGCTCGACCGTGGCCATTCCCATCTGCTCTCCGATCTCTGGAAGTTTTGGTCCAGAAAACGACAGATGGCCGAGGAAACTCCTCAACTTCTGGCCGATGTAGAGGCAAAGATCAACGAGTGGTTCAGCGTGGACAACCCGGCTCATGGACAGTTCATGGATCGGATCGAGCGATTGAACCAGTATCGGGGAGTATCCAATTTTGTCGCATTCAGCCGTATTGTCGGCGGGGCGGTCAGCCTGCGCAAAGACATTCAGGCTCGGATCAGCCAGGACATCCAGGACCTGAAGCAGAAGAGGGTGGACGTCCTCGACACTCTTTCATCCATCCAGGAGGAGGTTGCGGCATTTCCCTTTGCCAAACTCATGGGCGGCTTCAACAAGGAGTTCAATTATTGCGCGGTCAAGTTGAACGAGGTGGCCACGATGGAGCTTCAGGTGGCCAAGAATTTCAAGCTGGCCTTCAATGACATCCAGGACGCGTTGGAGGGTATAAAGCGTCTCAATCAGCGTCTGGTTTCACTGCGGATCGTCAGGGACGTGGCCGTGTTTTTCCTCTCCATGAGCAAGTATTTCCTCTGGCTGGAGATCGTAGGCCTGATTCTCGGGGCGATTCTTTTGCCGGGAGCCGTCTTTTTCGGGCTGAAGGCCGGGCAGGCCTGGCCCAACACTCTGCTGGTCCAGAAGTGGGACGTGATCAAAGTGGCCGGCCTGGTAATCAGCGCCCTGGCCCTGGTCGGGGCCGGGATAGTCACCACTATCAGATTCGAGGTCGAGAAGCGGAAGTTGTTGAAACGGTAATGTTCAGGAGGATTCTCGAAAACAAAAAAACCCCGATCGGTTTCGATCGGGGTTTTTTTGTATGACGGTGTGAGTCGGGACTACACGCAGCCTGTGGGCTTGGGCAGACCGGCCATTTTGCAGGCTCCCTTGCCGGGGCCTGACGGAAAAAGCTCGTAGATGTGCTTCAGCTTGAAGCCGGTGACCTTGGAAAGAATGCGGACCATGGGAGCGATGCCGTTCTTCTTGTAGTAGTCCTGCAGGAAGTCGATCACCTTGTTATGCTCATCAGAAAGCTCCTTGATGCCCTCGCTCTCCTTGACATATTCAACCCATTCAGGGCTCCAGTCTTCAAACCTCTGCAAGAAGCCATCTTCATCGATTTCGAAAGTTTTCCCTTTAAACTCAACTGTGGCCATAGTGAAACCTCCTTATGTTGTGATCACTTTTTGTGACGAAGCCCGACGCGGACCGGTATTGTGACCTCGGACGGTAATCTTTCCCATGAAGCCTTGATTGTCAATACCTTCAGGGCCCTCATGCGATGATTCGCAACCAAAGATTGAAATTATGCACCTAAAAAAAAAAATTAGCAACCGGTTTGCCAAGGGTCAGGAAACGCTGACGGCGTGGCCGTCGTTGACGTAGAAGACCAAGGGATATTTTCCTTTGAGAAACTCGACCAAAGATTCAAGAGTGTGGCGGCCGGTACTCTGGACCCGAATGGACACGTGCCTGAACCCGGGCCGGACATGGGCGTAGGAGGTCAGTACGCTGGTCAGACGAATGTCTTGATCGCGGAGAGTGGCCAAAAGCTCGATGGCCGCGCCAGGGGTGTCCTCAAGTTCAAAGACCATCTGAAGCCCGCCCAATGTGACTCCGGTCACGGCGCAGAGGTATCGGAAGACATCGATCTCGGTGATGATGCCCACTAGGTTGTTGTCATTGTCGACCACGGGCAGGCCGCCGATTTTGTTGGTCAGCAGGGCCTCGGCGGCAGTCTCGACGGGTTCGTCCGGCGAGATGACCACCGGATCGAGGGTCATGACGTGTTTGGCCTTGATGGAAGCCAGAGTGGTTTCGCTTCCGGGTTCCAGCCCGTCTCCGGGCAAAAATTTTGAAGGCAGGGCGTCCCGGACATCCCGATCGGAGACAATGCCGGCCAAGTTGCCTTTGTCGTCGACCACGGGCAACTGTCTGACGTTGTTGCGGCGCATGATTTCGGCGGCGACGATGATCGAGGTATCCTGGCCGAGGTTGATGGAACCCTGGGTCATCCAGTCTTTGATAAGCATGGGGCACCTCCTGGTGGGTTGGCAGAGGGTTTGGGCGGAAAAGCAAGGCGGGCACGGCAGGGCTGAATACGGGAAGGATTCCGGAGGAACCC
This window of the Deltaproteobacteria bacterium genome carries:
- the tusE gene encoding TusE/DsrC/DsvC family sulfur relay protein; the protein is MATVEFKGKTFEIDEDGFLQRFEDWSPEWVEYVKESEGIKELSDEHNKVIDFLQDYYKKNGIAPMVRILSKVTGFKLKHIYELFPSGPGKGACKMAGLPKPTGCV
- a CDS encoding tetratricopeptide repeat protein, which codes for MYKLGSLIARLPTVAETRIVHSGHVLWLAWDTKLQDSVVNTLSSFGGWALVTEERQAIWFFPDKEFFKGLARLYKWSKLQRMSLFMAAFSGKLLVDRELGCGLSIDNDLLSLTAPYPKRFEVWVSEKVRDGAVSFPGIELERVQSVELSAGKWMRLKADESLSYDSTMSWIFVVRPLGNPSERSFIEGWKRYHGQLRQLIGQLKVSFLYTDDFFLLVYLENDRTLRQWCFHLLQLNMASRAEGGVWPCVMAGFQKGAQNLGADFPRKQNLDWSQLATDAIHLPLQDVYLMGTGFQPQDARLGGEYERLGTMFKMTIRGQDGETMGSLHVSLPRSLARGGDSPCFYCGMRNHTMAECPTRHLFDMDPNIWESLAKVDLEASGEDFAAIDKALENGVVQGLQSLIQEQNTPGILVRAMFEGTSVCQHRVVRLVWRSRGKDWPNGLRRLSHPEGEYIWTALDELRKGDYRFAQSNLETACLRYPRNFQPRTLLGFVHLERNNPKMAVKVWNDAESLCYTPLQRGYHIFLRARLLEINGQLERAISLYHDALSVSPGMEECRYRQAACYVKMGFPDQAMALFSDLIEENPHVFNQILLDSELDRGHSHLLSDLWKFWSRKRQMAEETPQLLADVEAKINEWFSVDNPAHGQFMDRIERLNQYRGVSNFVAFSRIVGGAVSLRKDIQARISQDIQDLKQKRVDVLDTLSSIQEEVAAFPFAKLMGGFNKEFNYCAVKLNEVATMELQVAKNFKLAFNDIQDALEGIKRLNQRLVSLRIVRDVAVFFLSMSKYFLWLEIVGLILGAILLPGAVFFGLKAGQAWPNTLLVQKWDVIKVAGLVISALALVGAGIVTTIRFEVEKRKLLKR
- a CDS encoding glycosyltransferase family 1 protein, with amino-acid sequence MNVIQVINVRWYNATAWYALKLAKLLRALGHEVLTVVQTGTEPETEALHMGLPLLALDINTANPVKLVGLYWKLKSVIREFRPNIVNCHRGEAFVHWGILRRKIGGFGLVRTRGDQRLPRSNFVNRWLHNDVADAVISTNSPMTNHFKAAFGLGLERLHQIIGGVDRKVFHFDLDGRHRIRAEFGFLEHHFVIGLLGRFDEVKGQRQALEALAALVKKPENEHVRLFLIGFDSATPEQTIRAWINDLGLGDRVRISGRRRDVPACISAADLGLVSSLWSETIARAALEIMSCNVPLIGTRVGVMPDLLHPRALFQPGDVAAMAERLATLARDPGLTRDLAREQARVMENLDDETFVRRTLEVYERVCP
- a CDS encoding glycosyltransferase, giving the protein MKDRHVGILVPRLSRYGGMEQFAWSLSQALAGVCRVTCVCSRADDAPPGVDILPVARPRLGRFGKTLWFALRAEQIRRAAGFDCTIGLDNTLCQDILRISGGPTATFWRLSSRAWSPGPSRIWKSVRRRVNPGHALAMAIERIQLKRSTVKVANSHLVRDWTVAAHPWLSPSDFEVVYNRPDLARFTPATYLQCRQSRSAMGLSPEGRVVGLAGTNFMLKGLPQALSMLTFLPAEIRLAVAGGRNPSRFQAIARSLGVEDRVHFLGRVRRMPTFYHACEAFILPTLYDACSNAVLEALACGLPTVSTSCNGSSVFLDPDLIVPDPMDIPSLARAVSKALERPLGQPFSWPEHLVAGLDPFLNIVERVAQGKQPCAV
- a CDS encoding glycosyltransferase, whose amino-acid sequence is MLVSVIIPVRDREAFVGRAAASVLSQTWTDLELIVVDDGSRDRTRDVLAAVKDDRLTVITQENKGVSAARNRGLSLARGGLLALLDSDDHWLADKTVRQVRFMAETGFSVSQTGETWIRNERRVNPGRRHLKPSGWFWERSLELCLVSPSCVMFTREFLDRAGGFDESLPACEDYELWLRAGRRFACGYLPEDLVVRRSGHPGQLSSLYHGMDLFRIKALSRQIVRDGLTGWDLDRALSVLKAKVGVHVQGCLKRGLEIEALSAMSCLSECLDRLSAAKSPACRSESNHNHEDDPCTSSVP
- the asnB gene encoding asparagine synthase (glutamine-hydrolyzing): MCGIAGHLDFDTAPRPGILDPVLERLRHRGPDRQSLWFGPNMVLGHTRLAILDLSPAGNQPMVDPDTGTAIVFNGEMYNFAELREELRDTGYPFRSSGDTEVILALYRKFGTEAVCHMRGMFALGIWDPVRERLILARDRLGQKPLFYALRGRRIVFASEIRALAAHSEIDRSVDPVAVDLFFSLECIPAPLSIHTAIRKLPPAHVAVFDRNGWTMERYWALDYRPKIDLSEREALDGLTKALDRAVALRMRSDVPFGALLSGGIDSSLIAESMVRLMDRPPKTFSIGFTDRRFDESPHARRVATILGTEHHEEIMPPTSLELLPPLARQFGEPFADDAALATFFLCRMARQEVTVALGGDGGDELMCGYPTFVKTRLARLADGILSSRPGRLDTLDSLARSSGPSARVRRHIISHWLRPELKPLLRNEARLAPVKDRLFTADFRTATRKSFASWYLPWYAGSFSSAANPVERLLWLDNQTSLPDQLLVKTDIASMAHSLEVRCPFLDHPLIEYCASLPLRFKIQGRTTKYLLKRLAEQFLPTDLVHRPKQGFSMPVGQWLRGPMAGFLQDALGSSRDVLRAYINMDALETMAGEHSKGQQDHTTILWRTLNFALWARENRNP
- a CDS encoding CBS domain-containing protein, which translates into the protein MLIKDWMTQGSINLGQDTSIIVAAEIMRRNNVRQLPVVDDKGNLAGIVSDRDVRDALPSKFLPGDGLEPGSETTLASIKAKHVMTLDPVVISPDEPVETAAEALLTNKIGGLPVVDNDNNLVGIITEIDVFRYLCAVTGVTLGGLQMVFELEDTPGAAIELLATLRDQDIRLTSVLTSYAHVRPGFRHVSIRVQSTGRHTLESLVEFLKGKYPLVFYVNDGHAVSVS